From one Streptomyces sp. CA-210063 genomic stretch:
- the dxr gene encoding 1-deoxy-D-xylulose-5-phosphate reductoisomerase codes for MSDSPAPLADPHLVFDPVDGVRDVVILGSTGSIGTQAIDLVLRNPDRFRVTGLSAAGGRVELLAEQAHRLRVRTVAVAREDVVPALREALATAYGAGEPLPEILVGPDAATHLATSDCHTVLNGITGSIGLAPTLAALEAGRTLALANKESLIVGGPLVKAVAEPGQIIPVDSEHAALFQALASGTRADVRKLVVTASGGPFRGRTKAELADVTPADALAHPTWAMGPVITVNSATLVNKGLEVIEAHLLYDISFDRIEVVVHPQSYVHSMVEFTDGSTMAQATPPDMRGPIAIGLGWPQRVPDAAPAFDWTKASSWEFFPLDNDAFPSVGLARHVGQLAGTAPAVFNAANEECVDAFLHGGLQFNAIMETVTRVVEEHGTGGTGTSLTVADVLEAETWARARARELTTTTAEPTERTTAEARA; via the coding sequence ATGAGCGACAGTCCAGCCCCTCTCGCCGATCCGCATCTCGTCTTCGACCCGGTCGACGGCGTACGGGACGTAGTGATCCTCGGATCGACCGGATCGATCGGCACCCAGGCCATCGACCTCGTCCTGCGCAACCCGGACCGCTTCCGCGTCACCGGGCTCTCCGCCGCCGGAGGGAGGGTGGAACTGCTGGCCGAGCAGGCGCACCGCCTGCGCGTACGGACCGTAGCGGTGGCCCGCGAGGATGTCGTCCCGGCGCTGCGCGAGGCCCTCGCCACCGCGTACGGCGCCGGAGAGCCGCTCCCCGAGATCCTCGTCGGCCCGGACGCGGCCACCCACCTCGCCACGTCCGACTGTCACACCGTGCTCAACGGCATCACCGGCTCCATCGGCCTCGCCCCGACCCTCGCCGCCCTGGAGGCGGGCCGCACCCTCGCGCTCGCCAACAAGGAGTCGCTCATCGTCGGCGGCCCGCTCGTGAAGGCGGTGGCCGAGCCGGGCCAGATCATCCCGGTCGACTCCGAGCACGCCGCCCTCTTCCAGGCCCTCGCCTCGGGCACCCGGGCCGACGTGCGCAAGCTCGTCGTCACCGCCTCCGGCGGCCCCTTCCGCGGCCGTACGAAGGCCGAACTGGCGGACGTGACCCCCGCCGACGCGCTCGCACACCCCACCTGGGCCATGGGCCCGGTCATCACGGTCAACTCCGCGACCCTGGTCAACAAGGGCCTGGAAGTCATCGAGGCGCACCTCCTCTACGACATTTCCTTCGATCGCATTGAGGTCGTCGTGCACCCCCAGTCGTATGTCCACTCGATGGTTGAGTTCACGGACGGATCGACGATGGCCCAGGCGACACCCCCCGACATGCGCGGCCCCATCGCCATCGGCCTCGGCTGGCCGCAGCGCGTCCCGGACGCCGCACCCGCTTTCGACTGGACCAAGGCGTCCAGCTGGGAGTTCTTCCCCCTCGACAACGACGCGTTCCCGTCGGTCGGACTCGCCCGGCACGTGGGACAGCTCGCCGGCACCGCCCCGGCGGTGTTCAATGCGGCCAACGAGGAGTGCGTCGACGCGTTCCTGCACGGCGGCCTCCAGTTCAACGCGATCATGGAGACCGTGACGCGGGTCGTCGAGGAGCACGGCACTGGCGGAACGGGAACTTCCCTGACCGTGGCGGACGTCCTCGAAGCGGAGACCTGGGCGCGCGCCCGGGCCCGTGAACTCACCACTACGACAGCCGAACCCACCGAGCGGACGACCGCGGAGGCCCGTGCATGA
- a CDS encoding lamin tail domain-containing protein, with protein sequence MNEDPGGISMHKRIRAALPALAGAVALTGTLLSSPAEAAGGVIIYRVYFDSPGKDTRTNVSLNGEWVQLKNTSSKAISLKGWVLKDPQNHKYTFLNIKIGAKKTVKVHTGAGKDTATDKFQNRRAYVWNNTSDTATLLKSNGSKADACSWSTRDGSDKYC encoded by the coding sequence ATGAACGAGGATCCTGGGGGGATCTCCATGCACAAGCGCATACGCGCTGCCCTGCCCGCGCTCGCCGGAGCCGTGGCTCTCACCGGCACGCTGCTGAGCAGCCCGGCCGAGGCCGCCGGTGGCGTGATCATCTACCGCGTGTACTTCGACAGCCCCGGCAAGGACACGCGGACGAACGTGAGCCTCAACGGTGAGTGGGTGCAGCTCAAGAACACGAGCTCCAAGGCGATCTCGCTGAAGGGCTGGGTGCTGAAGGACCCCCAGAACCACAAGTACACGTTCCTGAACATCAAGATCGGGGCGAAGAAGACCGTCAAGGTCCACACCGGTGCGGGCAAGGACACGGCCACCGACAAGTTCCAGAACCGCAGGGCCTATGTCTGGAACAACACGAGTGACACGGCGACGCTGCTGAAGTCGAACGGGTCGAAGGCGGACGCCTGCTCCTGGAGCACGCGGGACGGCAGCGACAAGTACTGCTGA
- a CDS encoding acyl-CoA dehydrogenase family protein, translated as MSAPPLKKPVVTEREARQVAEAAREQAWRKPSFAKELFLGRFRLDLIHPHPLPTDEAVRRGEQFLGKLRDFCETKVDGALIEREARIPDEVINGLKELGALGMKIDPKYGGLGLTQVYYNKALALAGSASPAIGVLLSAHQSIGVPQPLKLFGTPEQKEKFLPRCARTDISAFLLTEPDVGSDPARLATSAVPDGDDYVLDGVKLWTTNGVVADLLVVMARVPKSEGHKGGITAFVVETDSPGVIVENRNAFMGLRGIENGVTRFHQVRVPAANRIGPEGAGLKIALTTLNTGRLSLPASCVAAGKWCLKIAREWSAAREQWGKPVAHHEAVGQKISFIAATTFALEAVLDLSSQMADEDRNDIRIEGALAKLFASEMGWRIADELVQIRGGRGFETADSLRARGERAVPAEQVLRDLRINRIFEGSTEIMHLLIAREAVDAHLSVAGDLIDPEKSLSDKAKAGANAGVFYAKWLPKLVAGPGQLPRAYADFHPAGHPDLSGHLRYVERSARKLARSTFYAMSRWQGRMETKQGFLGRIVDIGAELFAMSAAVVRAELLRTTEGHGREAYQLADVFCRQSRIRVEELFGRLWSNTDDLDRKVVKGVLGGAYEWLEQGVVDPSGEGPWIADATPGESKKENVHRRIR; from the coding sequence CCGCCAGGTGGCGGAGGCCGCCCGGGAGCAGGCCTGGCGCAAGCCCAGCTTCGCCAAGGAACTGTTCCTGGGCCGGTTCCGCCTCGACCTCATCCACCCCCACCCGCTCCCCACGGACGAGGCCGTCCGGCGCGGCGAGCAGTTCCTGGGCAAGCTCCGCGACTTCTGCGAGACGAAGGTCGACGGCGCCCTGATCGAACGTGAGGCCCGCATCCCCGACGAGGTGATCAACGGGCTCAAGGAACTCGGCGCCCTCGGCATGAAGATCGACCCCAAGTACGGCGGTCTCGGCCTCACCCAGGTGTACTACAACAAGGCGCTGGCCCTGGCGGGCTCGGCCAGCCCGGCGATCGGCGTGCTGCTCTCCGCGCACCAGTCGATCGGCGTACCACAGCCGCTGAAGCTGTTCGGCACCCCCGAACAGAAGGAGAAGTTCCTGCCGCGCTGCGCCCGCACCGACATCAGCGCCTTCCTCCTCACCGAGCCCGACGTCGGTTCCGACCCGGCCCGCCTCGCCACGTCGGCCGTGCCCGACGGGGACGACTACGTCCTCGACGGGGTGAAGCTGTGGACCACCAACGGCGTGGTCGCCGACCTCCTCGTCGTGATGGCCCGGGTGCCGAAGAGCGAGGGCCACAAGGGCGGCATCACCGCCTTCGTCGTGGAGACCGACTCGCCCGGCGTCATCGTCGAGAACCGCAACGCCTTCATGGGCCTGCGCGGCATCGAGAACGGCGTCACCCGCTTCCACCAGGTCCGCGTCCCCGCCGCGAACCGTATCGGCCCCGAGGGCGCGGGCCTGAAGATCGCCCTCACCACCCTCAACACCGGCCGGCTGTCGCTCCCGGCGTCCTGCGTGGCCGCCGGCAAGTGGTGTCTGAAGATCGCCCGCGAGTGGTCGGCGGCCCGTGAGCAGTGGGGCAAGCCGGTCGCCCACCACGAGGCGGTCGGGCAGAAGATCTCCTTCATCGCGGCCACGACCTTCGCCCTGGAAGCGGTCCTGGACCTCTCCTCCCAGATGGCCGACGAGGACCGTAACGACATCCGCATCGAGGGCGCCCTGGCCAAGCTCTTCGCCTCCGAGATGGGCTGGCGCATCGCCGACGAACTGGTCCAGATCCGCGGCGGCCGCGGTTTCGAGACGGCGGACTCCCTGCGGGCGCGCGGCGAACGGGCCGTACCCGCCGAGCAGGTCCTGCGCGACCTGCGCATCAACCGCATCTTCGAGGGCTCCACGGAGATCATGCACCTGCTGATCGCCCGCGAGGCCGTCGACGCCCACCTGTCCGTGGCCGGCGACCTCATCGACCCCGAGAAGTCGCTCTCCGACAAGGCGAAAGCGGGCGCGAACGCGGGCGTCTTCTACGCCAAGTGGCTGCCGAAGCTGGTCGCGGGCCCGGGCCAGCTCCCGCGCGCGTACGCCGATTTCCACCCCGCCGGACACCCGGACCTGTCCGGGCATCTGCGGTACGTCGAGCGCTCGGCCCGCAAGCTGGCCCGCTCCACCTTCTACGCCATGTCCCGCTGGCAGGGCCGCATGGAGACCAAGCAGGGCTTCCTGGGCCGGATCGTCGACATCGGCGCCGAACTCTTCGCGATGAGCGCGGCCGTCGTACGCGCCGAACTCCTGCGCACCACAGAGGGCCACGGCCGCGAGGCCTACCAACTCGCCGACGTCTTCTGCCGCCAGTCCCGCATCCGCGTCGAGGAACTCTTCGGCCGCCTGTGGAGCAACACCGACGACCTCGACCGCAAGGTGGTCAAGGGCGTACTCGGGGGCGCGTACGAGTGGCTGGAGCAGGGCGTGGTCGACCCGTCGGGTGAGGGCCCGTGGATCGCGGACGCGACACCGGGCGAGAGCAAGAAGGAGAACGTCCACCGCCGCATCCGGTGA